One Thermodesulfobacteriota bacterium DNA window includes the following coding sequences:
- a CDS encoding methylmalonyl-CoA mutase family protein, whose amino-acid sequence MDSGHSDLRKELGIWNAEVEKTISKSPERKGKFESTSGIELKRIFTPLDIEDINYINDIGFPGGYPFTRGVQPTMYRGRFWTMRQYAGFGTAEDTNKRYKYLLEQGQTGLSVAFDLPTQIGYDSDHPLSLGEVGKCGVAIDSLADMETLFDGIPLDKVSTSMTINSTAAVLLAMYIGVAEKQGVALDKLNGTIQNDILKEYVARGTYIYPPKESMRIITDIFAFCKNTVPRWNTISISGYHIREAGSSAVQEVAFTLANGITYVEAAIQAGLNVDDFASRLSFFFNSHNNIIEEVAKFRAARKLWAKIMKERFKAKKDKSCTLRFHTQTAGCTLTAQQPINNIVRVAFQALAAVLGGTQSLHTNSFDEALALPSEDAVRTALRTQQIIAYESGVADIVDCLAGSYAVESLTETIEKKASEYIEKIDSIGGAIKAIEAGYMQKEISDSAYHYQMDVEKKESIIVGLNQFVIEDKAPTNLLRVNPEVGRIQQEKLEKVKTSRDNTIVNKTLKDLEDAAKGEENLMPIILDAVRNYATLGEIADIFRGVFGEYREA is encoded by the coding sequence ATGGATTCTGGACATTCAGATTTAAGAAAAGAACTTGGCATATGGAATGCTGAAGTAGAGAAGACTATCAGTAAATCTCCGGAAAGGAAGGGAAAATTTGAGAGTACTTCTGGTATTGAACTTAAAAGAATCTTTACCCCTCTTGACATAGAGGATATAAATTACATTAATGATATAGGGTTCCCTGGCGGATATCCATTCACAAGAGGGGTTCAGCCTACAATGTACCGTGGAAGATTCTGGACCATGAGGCAGTATGCAGGATTTGGCACTGCAGAGGATACAAATAAACGTTATAAGTATTTACTGGAGCAAGGCCAAACCGGGTTAAGTGTTGCCTTTGACTTACCCACCCAAATAGGTTATGACTCAGATCACCCGTTGAGTTTAGGTGAAGTGGGCAAATGTGGCGTTGCGATTGACTCTTTGGCAGATATGGAGACCCTGTTTGATGGGATTCCCCTGGATAAGGTGAGTACCTCCATGACTATCAACTCTACGGCGGCTGTTCTGCTGGCTATGTACATAGGAGTAGCTGAGAAACAGGGTGTAGCTTTAGACAAACTAAACGGTACTATCCAAAATGATATTCTAAAGGAGTACGTAGCCAGAGGGACATATATATATCCACCAAAAGAGTCGATGAGGATAATTACAGACATATTTGCATTTTGTAAAAATACTGTGCCGCGTTGGAACACCATTAGTATCAGCGGTTACCATATCAGGGAAGCCGGGTCTTCAGCGGTTCAAGAAGTTGCCTTTACGTTAGCAAATGGTATAACTTATGTAGAAGCGGCTATTCAGGCTGGCCTCAACGTGGACGATTTTGCTTCTCGCCTGTCCTTCTTCTTCAATTCCCACAACAATATCATTGAAGAAGTAGCTAAGTTCAGGGCAGCAAGGAAGCTATGGGCAAAGATAATGAAGGAGAGGTTTAAGGCTAAGAAAGATAAATCATGCACTCTAAGATTTCACACCCAGACAGCCGGTTGCACCCTTACTGCTCAGCAACCAATCAATAATATAGTCAGGGTTGCATTTCAGGCATTAGCCGCTGTTTTAGGAGGAACCCAATCTCTTCATACCAATTCCTTCGACGAGGCACTGGCATTACCATCTGAAGACGCAGTTCGGACTGCCCTTCGAACCCAGCAGATTATTGCCTATGAGAGCGGTGTAGCTGATATAGTGGATTGTCTGGCTGGTTCTTATGCCGTTGAATCGTTAACAGAAACTATTGAGAAAAAAGCCTCAGAATATATTGAGAAGATAGATTCCATTGGTGGGGCAATAAAGGCGATAGAAGCAGGATATATGCAAAAAGAGATAAGCGATAGCGCCTATCATTATCAGATGGATGTAGAAAAGAAAGAGAGTATAATTGTTGGATTAAATCAATTCGTAATAGAAGATAAAGCGCCAACCAATCTCTTAAGGGTTAATCCAGAGGTGGGAAGGATACAACAGGAGAAATTAGAGAAAGTAAAGACCAGCAGGGACAACACAATAGTTAATAAAACACTCAAAGACTTAGAAGATGCCGCAAAGGGGGAAGAAAATTTAATGCCAATCATACTGGATGCTGTGAGGAACTATGCCACCCTGGGTGAAATTGCGGATATTTTCAGGGGTGTTTTTGGTGAATATCGTGAGGCATAA
- a CDS encoding alpha/beta fold hydrolase, with translation MMIKEKVCRIVDGLRIRGEVYLPKANQKTHYPAICLCHGIPGRIKDPTDRGYQLLAERFCMEGFASLIFNFRGTGESDGNFDILGWTRDLTSMIDLFFDHPGVNKKHVSLMGFSGGAAVAVYVTAHDPRIFSLVTCACPSDFRFISKPEDALLFLNQAREVGIIRDKDYPPSVKEWLTGFNEISPLKWVGRISPRHVLIIHGTDDELLDISHAKRLYEKAKDPKDISIIEGAIHRIRTDERAINGALEWLKKVNRLLPKRKSL, from the coding sequence ATGATGATCAAAGAGAAAGTTTGCCGGATTGTGGACGGCCTGCGTATAAGGGGAGAGGTTTATCTTCCCAAAGCCAACCAAAAGACACACTATCCAGCTATTTGCCTGTGTCATGGCATCCCTGGACGGATCAAGGATCCAACAGACAGAGGTTATCAACTCCTTGCAGAAAGATTCTGTATGGAGGGCTTTGCTTCCCTAATCTTTAATTTCAGAGGTACGGGCGAAAGCGATGGTAATTTTGACATCCTTGGCTGGACCCGAGACTTAACTTCTATGATAGATTTATTCTTTGATCATCCTGGGGTAAACAAAAAACATGTATCATTAATGGGGTTCAGTGGGGGTGCAGCAGTCGCTGTTTATGTGACTGCTCATGATCCGCGGATTTTCTCTTTAGTAACATGCGCATGTCCGTCAGACTTCAGATTTATCTCAAAACCAGAAGATGCCCTATTGTTCTTAAACCAAGCTAGGGAAGTTGGGATAATACGTGATAAAGATTATCCCCCCTCTGTTAAGGAATGGCTAACTGGTTTTAATGAGATCAGCCCCCTAAAATGGGTTGGCAGGATTTCCCCCAGGCATGTGCTTATAATCCATGGAACTGATGACGAACTGCTTGATATAAGCCATGCAAAAAGGCTCTATGAAAAAGCCAAAGACCCCAAAGATATATCAATAATTGAAGGGGCTATTCACAGAATTAGAACAGATGAAAGAGCAATCAATGGTGCCCTTGAATGGTTAAAAAAAGTTAACAGGCTATTGCCCAAACGGAAATCCCTTTGA
- a CDS encoding PA2779 family protein, translating to MRMMRMPFMKQVVWYLVFAMFIIGIVPRVEASFASSEAVVITKAARASDMEGVQKVLETKIIKERLEKLGFTQDEISNRLSQLSDYQIHKLALQLDDLKVGGDGLGVVIAILVIAILVVILLHLTGHKVIIK from the coding sequence ATGAGAATGATGAGAATGCCATTCATGAAGCAGGTCGTATGGTATCTTGTTTTTGCCATGTTTATTATTGGTATTGTTCCCAGGGTTGAGGCTTCTTTTGCTTCCTCAGAGGCAGTGGTCATTACAAAGGCTGCTAGAGCCTCAGATATGGAGGGTGTACAGAAGGTTTTGGAAACAAAGATAATAAAGGAAAGACTTGAAAAATTGGGCTTCACACAGGATGAAATTAGTAACAGGCTCTCGCAGCTCAGTGACTATCAGATACATAAGCTTGCCCTTCAGCTTGATGATCTGAAGGTCGGTGGTGATGGTCTCGGTGTGGTGATTGCAATTCTTGTGATAGCTATACTGGTTGTCATATTATTGCACTTGACAGGACATAAGGTTATAATAAAGTAG
- a CDS encoding tetratricopeptide repeat protein codes for MGKDRFLGVTDKAKTSTVSHRNYVFVSLLFAACYFIVFPGCSLPRIIVLDDPLAPEEHLTLGVAYEKKGELDPAIKEYKLAAKKLPLAYLYLGNVYFQKGELYKAEKNYREAIRKDIQNADAYNNLAWLYYTKKENLEEAERLVLKAMDINPSRDNIYRDTLKRIEELKKLNDERIIEK; via the coding sequence ATGGGAAAGGACAGATTTTTGGGCGTTACTGATAAAGCCAAAACAAGCACCGTAAGCCACAGAAATTATGTATTTGTCTCCCTGTTGTTTGCTGCCTGCTATTTTATAGTTTTTCCCGGTTGCAGCCTACCAAGAATCATCGTGCTCGATGATCCACTTGCGCCGGAGGAACACCTAACTCTAGGAGTTGCCTATGAGAAGAAAGGTGAACTTGATCCCGCGATAAAGGAATACAAGCTGGCAGCAAAAAAACTGCCCCTAGCATATCTCTATCTCGGAAATGTCTATTTTCAGAAGGGAGAACTTTATAAGGCAGAGAAAAATTATCGTGAAGCAATCAGAAAAGACATCCAAAACGCTGATGCCTATAATAATCTGGCCTGGCTTTACTACACGAAGAAAGAGAATCTCGAGGAGGCTGAAAGACTTGTTTTGAAGGCTATGGATATCAATCCCTCAAGAGATAATATTTACAGGGATACGTTAAAAAGAATAGAAGAACTAAAAAAACTAAACGATGAAAGGATAATAGAAAAATGA
- a CDS encoding OmpA family protein has protein sequence MKKIHFFLAIILLILLSKPALGEIKPGAFSISPFAGWFLFEGNQDLRDKPVYGLRVGYDLTKNWGTELVFNYVDTKYKPTDSGTDVYNYRIEALYHFMPDSRLVPFLAAGVGGMSIDYDGIKDDSRFTPAYGAGLKYFFTDWLALRADVRHVLGIGSVYNNLESTLGLTFYFGGAKRAAAPVVVAKQAEEPKKQEEAAPPVEQDSDHDSVVDSLDKCPGTPEGVTVDKDGCPLDSDKDGVADYLDKCPGTPEDVTVDKDGCPLDSDKDGVADYLDKCPGTPEDVTVDKDGCPLDSDKDGVADYLDKCPGTPIGTVVDKDGCPIPLQKEKVSITLAIEFDTAKADIKSQYHEEIAKIADFLKKYPKATGTIEGHTDNVGKAAMNEDLSRRRAESVVNYLVQKFSINRSRLSAKGYGETMPIADNKTAEGRKKNRRIEANFDTILVIKK, from the coding sequence ATGAAGAAAATTCATTTTTTTCTCGCTATCATTCTCTTGATACTTCTCAGTAAACCGGCACTTGGTGAAATCAAGCCCGGCGCCTTTTCCATTTCTCCCTTCGCGGGTTGGTTTTTGTTCGAGGGCAACCAGGACCTGAGAGATAAGCCAGTCTACGGCTTGCGTGTCGGTTACGATTTAACCAAAAACTGGGGTACCGAGTTGGTTTTCAACTATGTGGACACCAAGTACAAACCCACGGACTCTGGTACCGACGTCTACAATTATCGGATTGAGGCGCTATACCATTTTATGCCGGACAGCAGGTTGGTCCCCTTCCTGGCTGCCGGAGTCGGAGGCATGAGCATCGACTACGACGGTATCAAGGATGACTCGCGGTTCACCCCTGCATACGGGGCTGGTTTGAAATATTTTTTCACGGACTGGCTGGCACTCCGGGCTGATGTACGGCATGTTTTAGGTATCGGCAGTGTTTACAACAACCTGGAATCCACCCTGGGTTTGACCTTTTACTTCGGAGGTGCCAAGCGTGCTGCGGCCCCTGTTGTCGTGGCTAAACAAGCCGAGGAACCTAAAAAACAGGAGGAGGCGGCACCACCGGTAGAACAAGATTCAGACCATGACAGTGTAGTAGATTCCCTTGACAAGTGTCCTGGAACACCGGAAGGTGTTACTGTTGATAAGGATGGTTGCCCGCTTGATTCTGATAAGGACGGTGTAGCGGACTACCTTGACAAGTGTCCTGGAACACCGGAAGATGTTACTGTTGATAAGGATGGTTGTCCGCTTGATTCTGATAAGGACGGTGTAGCGGACTATCTTGACAAGTGTCCTGGAACACCGGAAGATGTTACTGTTGATAAGGATGGTTGCCCGCTCGATTCTGATAAGGACGGTGTAGCGGACTACCTTGACAAGTGTCCTGGAACACCGATAGGTACTGTTGTTGACAAAGATGGCTGTCCGATACCACTGCAAAAGGAAAAGGTATCTATAACCCTTGCGATTGAGTTTGACACGGCCAAGGCTGACATCAAGAGCCAATATCATGAAGAAATCGCCAAGATTGCGGATTTTCTGAAAAAATATCCCAAGGCTACCGGTACCATTGAAGGACACACCGACAATGTCGGGAAAGCCGCAATGAATGAGGACCTTTCCCGGCGGCGTGCCGAGAGCGTTGTGAATTATCTTGTGCAGAAATTCAGTATTAATCGTTCCCGCCTTTCGGCAAAGGGATATGGAGAGACCATGCCGATTGCAGATAACAAGACTGCTGAAGGGCGCAAGAAAAACCGGCGCATAGAAGCCAACTTTGATACTATACTAGTAATCAAGAAATAA
- a CDS encoding B12-binding domain-containing radical SAM protein has product MNILMTYPQYPVTFWSFKYILKYISKKAAFPPLGLMTVAAMLPDEWNVCLIDLNVKKLRDKHLEWADYVMISAMLVQKESVHEILHRCQRMGKKVIAGGPLFNGTPEEYMHLVDHLILNEAENALPPFLADLKNGTPKKIYHSPDFPALILTPLPNWELINVKNYASLMIQHSRGCPFNCEFCDVTAMFGHNPRLKSVDQFLNELQAIYNTGWRGSVFIVDDNFIGNKKAIKNMLPEVINWMKVHNYPFGFLTEASINIAGDEELIHLMVEAGFDSVFIGIETPDEDSLKECAKHQNYRLDMRAAIKKLQVKGLQVLGGYIVGFDNDNEGIFARQIKFIQETGVVTAMVGLLNALPNTRLWHRLKDEHRLDLCSSGDNTDGSINFIPRMDRAKLIEGYRRIVRTIYSPRQYYQRVCKFLEHYKPSRKRRIKYVQIKAFFKSVFYLGILGNGASQWYYWKMLFNSMIFYRKSFPEAVTLMVYGHHFRKIAKKI; this is encoded by the coding sequence ATGAACATTTTAATGACCTATCCGCAGTATCCGGTTACGTTCTGGAGTTTTAAATATATCTTGAAGTATATATCCAAGAAAGCTGCCTTTCCCCCCCTAGGGTTAATGACTGTAGCGGCTATGCTCCCTGATGAGTGGAATGTTTGCCTTATTGATTTAAATGTAAAAAAGCTCAGGGATAAACATCTTGAATGGGCCGACTATGTGATGATCAGTGCTATGCTAGTCCAGAAAGAATCTGTTCACGAAATTCTCCACCGCTGCCAGCGCATGGGGAAAAAGGTAATTGCCGGGGGACCTCTCTTCAATGGGACACCAGAGGAATATATGCATCTGGTAGATCATCTGATCTTGAATGAGGCGGAAAACGCCCTGCCTCCATTTCTGGCTGACCTTAAAAACGGTACCCCAAAGAAAATTTATCACTCTCCCGACTTTCCTGCATTAATATTAACACCTCTTCCCAATTGGGAGCTGATTAATGTTAAAAATTATGCTTCCCTGATGATTCAGCATTCGCGGGGTTGTCCCTTCAATTGCGAATTTTGTGATGTTACGGCAATGTTTGGCCACAACCCGCGTTTGAAGAGCGTTGATCAGTTTTTGAATGAACTACAGGCAATTTATAATACGGGCTGGCGTGGCAGTGTCTTTATTGTTGACGACAACTTTATCGGCAATAAAAAGGCAATCAAAAATATGTTGCCCGAGGTGATCAACTGGATGAAGGTACACAATTATCCCTTCGGGTTTTTAACGGAAGCTTCGATTAACATTGCCGGTGACGAAGAATTAATCCATCTGATGGTTGAAGCCGGCTTTGACAGTGTCTTTATCGGGATAGAGACACCTGATGAGGATAGCTTGAAAGAATGCGCAAAGCACCAAAACTACAGGCTTGACATGAGGGCTGCGATAAAAAAGTTGCAGGTAAAAGGTCTACAGGTTCTCGGGGGCTATATTGTCGGATTTGACAACGATAATGAAGGCATCTTTGCAAGACAGATAAAATTTATCCAGGAAACAGGGGTGGTAACCGCTATGGTGGGTCTGTTAAACGCTTTGCCGAACACCAGACTCTGGCATCGACTGAAAGATGAGCACCGTCTTGACTTATGCTCATCAGGCGATAACACTGATGGTAGTATCAACTTCATCCCCAGGATGGACAGGGCAAAACTTATTGAGGGTTACAGAAGGATAGTCAGAACTATCTACAGCCCCCGGCAGTATTATCAACGGGTTTGCAAGTTTCTAGAACATTATAAGCCTTCCAGGAAAAGAAGAATAAAGTATGTGCAGATTAAGGCATTCTTTAAATCCGTCTTTTATCTTGGTATTTTAGGAAATGGTGCATCTCAATGGTATTATTGGAAAATGCTGTTCAACTCAATGATATTTTATAGAAAATCCTTTCCCGAGGCCGTGACCCTTATGGTTTACGGACACCACTTCCGTAAGATAGCGAAAAAAATATGA